The following coding sequences are from one Candidatus Nitrohelix vancouverensis window:
- the def gene encoding peptide deformylase — protein sequence MAILRIYNALDPVLRKKAAQVENIDGELAEFTQDMIETMYDAPGVGLAANQVGLPSSLFVIDMGAESDKPDPKIIINPTIIVSGDMLEGEEGCLSIPDLFASVMRSSHVELKGYDLDQKEIRIEAEGFMARAIQHEMEHLNGSLFWDNLGKTRRDMLKRKFKKKLKENR from the coding sequence ATGGCAATTTTAAGAATTTACAATGCGCTCGATCCGGTGCTCCGGAAAAAGGCGGCACAGGTCGAAAACATCGACGGCGAGCTGGCGGAGTTCACCCAGGATATGATCGAGACGATGTACGACGCGCCGGGCGTGGGTCTGGCGGCGAATCAGGTGGGCCTTCCCTCAAGCCTGTTCGTGATCGACATGGGCGCGGAGTCGGACAAGCCCGATCCCAAAATCATCATCAACCCGACGATCATCGTCTCCGGCGACATGCTGGAAGGCGAGGAGGGGTGTCTTAGCATTCCCGATCTGTTCGCCAGCGTCATGCGCAGTTCGCATGTGGAACTGAAAGGTTACGATCTCGATCAGAAAGAAATCCGCATCGAGGCGGAGGGTTTCATGGCGCGGGCCATTCAACATGAAATGGAACATCTCAACGGTTCCCTGTTCTGGGACAATCTGGGCAAGACCCGGCGCGACATGCTCAAGCGCAAGTTCAAGAAAAAGTTAAAAGAGAATCGATGA
- the rfaD gene encoding ADP-glyceromanno-heptose 6-epimerase: MIIVTGSAGFIGSAIVHSLNVRGTDDILLVDRLDHPEKEKNVAALKYREMQSPEAFLENVRKRSLPKPEAIIHMGACSSTTETNEAFLRENNFEYTRYLAEYALEKGVRFIYASSAATYGDGSQGYADDEQGLDALQPLNLYGHSKHQFDVWARREGVLNRLVGLKYFNVYGPNEFHKGDMQSMVRKGYYQVKETGKFKLFKSYREEYADGGQERDFIYVADAVDMTLFFLDNKDAGGLFNVGSGVARNWNDMARSVFSALDMPVAIEYIEMPESIRNQYQYHTQAPMEKIRNAGYSARLMSLEDGVIDYVQSYLLPGRRLGD, encoded by the coding sequence GTGATTATAGTGACCGGCTCCGCCGGGTTTATTGGATCGGCGATCGTTCATTCCCTGAACGTGAGGGGAACGGACGATATATTACTGGTCGATCGGTTGGATCATCCGGAAAAGGAAAAAAACGTCGCGGCTTTAAAGTATCGCGAAATGCAGAGTCCAGAAGCGTTTCTGGAGAATGTCAGAAAGCGTTCTCTGCCGAAGCCTGAGGCGATCATTCACATGGGCGCTTGTTCTTCCACGACGGAAACCAACGAAGCGTTTTTGAGAGAGAATAATTTTGAGTACACGCGTTATCTGGCGGAATACGCTTTGGAGAAGGGCGTGCGTTTTATCTACGCTTCCAGCGCCGCGACCTATGGCGACGGATCGCAGGGCTACGCCGATGACGAGCAAGGTCTGGACGCCCTGCAACCCTTGAACCTGTACGGTCACAGCAAGCATCAGTTCGATGTGTGGGCGCGTCGCGAAGGCGTTCTCAATCGTCTGGTCGGCCTGAAATATTTCAACGTCTACGGCCCGAACGAATTTCACAAGGGCGACATGCAGAGCATGGTGCGCAAGGGATATTATCAGGTGAAAGAAACGGGGAAATTCAAGTTGTTCAAATCCTACCGTGAAGAATATGCGGATGGCGGGCAGGAGCGCGATTTCATCTATGTCGCGGACGCGGTGGACATGACTCTGTTTTTTCTGGATAACAAGGACGCGGGCGGTTTGTTCAACGTGGGTTCCGGCGTCGCTCGAAACTGGAACGATATGGCGCGCTCGGTGTTTTCCGCGCTCGATATGCCGGTGGCGATTGAATACATCGAGATGCCGGAATCGATTCGCAACCAGTACCAGTACCACACGCAGGCGCCGATGGAGAAGATTCGTAATGCGGGTTATTCCGCGCGCCTGATGTCGCTGGAGGATGGAGTGATCGACTATGTGCAGTCGTATTTATTGCCGGGCCGACGCTTGGGGGACTGA
- a CDS encoding SDR family oxidoreductase codes for MPRTLVTGGAGFLGSHLCDYLLGQGHEVICMDNLATGSKDNIAHIDSNKFQFVEHNVTEYIRVDGELDYILHFASPASPIDYLELPIQTLKVGSLGTHNTLGLAKKKRATFLLASTSEIYGDPLVHPQEESYWGNVNPVGPRGVYDEAKRFAEAITMAYHRVHGVDAKIVRIFNTYGPRMRLRDGRAIPNFIRQALTGEDLTIYGDGSQTRSFCYVSDLVKGIFKLLMSELNEPVNIGNPVEMTIKDMAEKILKELGGPGKLIYEPLPTDDPQVRQPNIDRAKKKLGWIPMVGLDQGLKETMDYFKNQLKT; via the coding sequence ATGCCAAGAACTCTAGTAACGGGCGGCGCGGGTTTTCTCGGTTCGCATTTATGCGACTACCTGCTCGGCCAGGGCCACGAAGTGATTTGTATGGACAATCTGGCGACGGGTTCCAAAGACAACATCGCTCATATCGACAGCAACAAGTTTCAATTCGTCGAACACAACGTCACCGAATACATTCGCGTCGACGGCGAACTCGATTACATTTTGCATTTTGCATCGCCTGCAAGCCCCATCGACTATCTGGAGCTTCCCATTCAAACGCTCAAAGTCGGTTCGCTCGGCACGCACAACACGCTGGGGCTGGCGAAGAAGAAACGAGCGACCTTTCTGCTCGCGTCCACTTCCGAAATTTACGGCGACCCGCTCGTGCATCCACAGGAAGAATCGTACTGGGGCAACGTGAACCCGGTCGGGCCGCGCGGCGTCTACGACGAAGCCAAACGTTTCGCCGAAGCCATCACCATGGCCTATCACCGCGTGCATGGCGTCGATGCGAAAATCGTGCGCATCTTCAACACCTACGGGCCGCGCATGCGCTTGCGCGACGGTCGCGCCATTCCGAACTTCATCCGCCAGGCATTGACCGGAGAAGACTTGACGATATACGGCGACGGCAGTCAGACCCGCAGTTTCTGTTACGTTTCGGATCTGGTCAAAGGCATCTTCAAATTATTGATGTCCGAATTGAACGAGCCGGTCAACATCGGTAACCCGGTTGAAATGACCATCAAGGACATGGCGGAGAAAATCCTCAAGGAACTGGGCGGCCCCGGAAAATTGATTTACGAACCGCTCCCGACGGACGACCCGCAGGTGCGACAACCCAATATCGACCGGGCCAAGAAAAAGCTGGGCTGGATTCCCATGGTCGGTCTGGATCAGGGTTTGAAAGAGACGATGGATTATTTCAAAAATCAGCTGAAAACCTGA
- a CDS encoding M48 family metallopeptidase, which produces MNDSQSADFSSSYFDGLSARKQRVKVSVFTTKLLLTFSDGRAIDWPYVELRSALGPADAEGTLRLERVKEGRPAPETLIIDEPRLFRQIEQAAPAELTRPFHGSKSFKKITILAGLLLLPITLYLLWTQFIPAASERFASSVPVEWETRLGEAALNSFSVSERVMNAPQTQGALEAVAVRLTASVPDYPYPMRIYILDDPQVNAFALPGGHIVFYRGLLQSAASADEIAGVMAHEIQHVLQRHATRGIIRSLTSFLTFYFLIGDVNGAMQTALDIAQNLERLSFSREMEDEADRLGMAMILRAGVPPQGMVRMYKKLGEHALGEAPVSDDDATSSGVFDYFSTHPQTGARVETLQKLAEEHANPPYSPILPGVDWNKMVERELRDDKDILNEGGIAT; this is translated from the coding sequence ATGAACGATTCCCAGAGCGCTGATTTTTCCTCCTCTTATTTTGACGGACTGAGCGCGCGCAAACAACGCGTCAAGGTGTCCGTTTTCACCACGAAATTACTGCTGACGTTTTCTGATGGGCGCGCGATCGACTGGCCCTATGTCGAGTTGCGTTCGGCGCTGGGACCGGCGGATGCAGAGGGAACCTTGCGTCTGGAGCGCGTGAAAGAGGGACGACCTGCGCCGGAGACTCTGATCATCGACGAGCCTCGTCTGTTTCGACAAATAGAGCAGGCGGCCCCAGCTGAATTGACGCGACCTTTTCATGGTAGCAAGTCGTTTAAAAAGATCACGATCCTTGCGGGTCTGCTCTTGCTCCCGATCACCCTGTATTTGCTGTGGACGCAATTCATTCCGGCGGCGTCGGAGCGCTTCGCAAGTTCCGTTCCGGTCGAATGGGAAACGCGACTGGGGGAAGCGGCGCTCAATTCGTTCAGCGTGTCGGAGCGCGTGATGAACGCGCCGCAAACGCAAGGCGCTCTGGAAGCGGTCGCCGTTCGCCTGACGGCATCGGTTCCCGATTATCCTTATCCCATGCGCATTTATATTCTCGATGATCCGCAGGTGAATGCTTTTGCACTGCCCGGCGGGCATATCGTTTTTTATCGCGGTCTACTGCAATCGGCGGCGTCCGCGGATGAAATCGCGGGCGTGATGGCGCATGAAATTCAGCACGTCTTGCAACGCCACGCCACCCGGGGTATCATTCGCAGTCTCACGTCCTTTCTTACGTTTTATTTTTTGATTGGAGACGTCAACGGCGCCATGCAGACGGCGCTCGATATCGCGCAAAATCTGGAACGCCTTTCCTTCAGCCGGGAAATGGAGGACGAGGCGGATCGCTTGGGAATGGCAATGATCCTGCGCGCGGGCGTTCCGCCGCAAGGGATGGTCCGCATGTATAAAAAACTGGGAGAGCATGCGCTGGGCGAAGCTCCAGTGAGCGATGACGACGCGACCTCGTCTGGAGTGTTCGACTATTTTTCGACGCATCCGCAAACCGGGGCCAGAGTCGAGACTTTGCAAAAGCTGGCGGAGGAACATGCGAATCCCCCTTACTCGCCGATATTGCCTGGAGTGGATTGGAACAAAATGGTGGAGCGCGAACTGAGGGACGATAAAGATATTTTGAATGAGGGAGGCATTGCAACGTGA
- a CDS encoding methionyl-tRNA formyltransferase, which translates to MNLVFMGSPEFAVPTLEALVASEHCILAVVTQPDRPKGRGQSMTAPAVKVCAEKHGLKVLQPEKARDPQFIATLKDLNPDLIVVVAYGQILSQELLDIPKHFCMNVHSSLLPKYRGAAPINWAIIDGEAETGVTTMKLVHKLDAGDILLTHKLPIRDEDDAQTLHDALAEAGAPLTLETLAKLEAGTLTPIAQDESQVTYASKLKKEDGLIDWNHPARAVWNRIRGVHPWPGAYSFLKGRRLRICKAESTSGEAGEEPGRVVRVSGAGIEVGTTDGRVLITELQPEGKKRLPVKSFLAGNSVAPGDAFTMEPATSNER; encoded by the coding sequence ATGAATCTGGTTTTCATGGGCTCGCCGGAGTTCGCCGTTCCGACTCTGGAAGCCTTGGTGGCGTCGGAGCATTGCATCCTCGCGGTGGTGACGCAACCGGATCGACCGAAGGGACGCGGGCAGTCCATGACGGCGCCTGCGGTGAAAGTCTGCGCGGAAAAGCATGGCTTGAAAGTTCTGCAACCGGAGAAGGCGCGCGACCCGCAATTCATCGCGACGCTGAAAGACCTGAATCCTGATCTCATCGTCGTCGTGGCTTACGGGCAGATCCTGAGCCAGGAGCTTCTCGACATCCCCAAACATTTCTGCATGAACGTGCATTCCTCATTACTTCCGAAATATCGCGGCGCGGCGCCGATCAACTGGGCGATCATCGATGGCGAAGCGGAAACGGGGGTGACCACGATGAAGCTGGTTCACAAACTCGACGCGGGCGATATTCTACTGACGCACAAACTGCCGATCCGTGATGAAGACGACGCGCAAACCTTGCACGACGCGCTCGCAGAAGCGGGCGCTCCCCTGACGCTGGAAACCCTGGCGAAACTGGAGGCGGGAACCTTGACGCCCATCGCGCAGGACGAATCGCAAGTCACTTACGCATCGAAGTTGAAAAAAGAAGACGGCCTGATCGACTGGAATCATCCGGCGCGCGCGGTGTGGAACCGCATACGCGGCGTGCATCCCTGGCCTGGCGCCTACAGTTTTCTCAAGGGGCGGCGCTTGCGCATTTGCAAAGCCGAGTCGACTTCGGGCGAAGCGGGAGAGGAGCCGGGTCGCGTGGTTCGCGTTTCCGGCGCGGGCATTGAAGTGGGCACGACGGACGGGCGCGTCCTCATCACCGAATTGCAACCTGAAGGCAAGAAACGATTGCCGGTGAAAAGTTTTCTGGCGGGCAATTCCGTTGCGCCGGGCGACGCCTTCACGATGGAACCGGCGACATCCAACGAACGTTAA
- the gmhA gene encoding D-sedoheptulose 7-phosphate isomerase, which translates to MERVKNFLNASADLKYKVAETLSEQILQAANQSLESIRKGGKLMLAGNGGSAADCQHIAAELTGRFKQNRKALAAMALTVDTSSLTALGNDFGFETIFSRQVEALGKSGDVLIGISTSGNSENVVQALLLAREMGIYTIGFIGNQGGKMKDVVDLPIIVPSNDTARIQEVHITIGHIVCEIIEQEMFGAE; encoded by the coding sequence ATGGAACGAGTCAAAAATTTTCTAAACGCCAGCGCCGACCTTAAATATAAAGTGGCTGAAACCTTGTCGGAACAAATTCTCCAGGCCGCCAATCAATCGCTGGAAAGCATCCGCAAAGGCGGAAAATTGATGCTGGCGGGCAACGGCGGCAGCGCCGCAGATTGCCAGCACATCGCCGCAGAACTGACCGGTCGCTTCAAACAAAACCGCAAGGCCCTCGCCGCCATGGCTCTGACCGTCGACACCTCGTCGCTCACCGCGCTGGGCAATGATTTTGGATTCGAAACCATTTTTTCCCGGCAGGTTGAAGCGCTCGGAAAATCAGGCGACGTTCTGATCGGGATCAGCACCAGCGGCAACTCTGAAAACGTCGTTCAGGCTTTGTTACTGGCGCGCGAGATGGGTATTTACACCATCGGCTTCATCGGCAATCAGGGCGGCAAGATGAAAGATGTCGTCGACCTGCCGATCATCGTTCCTTCGAACGACACGGCTCGCATTCAGGAAGTCCATATCACCATCGGTCATATCGTCTGCGAAATCATCGAACAGGAAATGTTCGGCGCTGAATGA
- the argJ gene encoding bifunctional glutamate N-acetyltransferase/amino-acid acetyltransferase ArgJ — protein MKLIKGKLPSVPGFKTAGIACGIKANKNLDLALIVSDVPASGAGVFTTNRVAAPCVTHCQRALARRRPFRAIVVNSGNANACTGDQGAKDCRAMARAVASELNISPKETLVASTGIIGVPLPVEKIEQGAPQLKNALSEKGWKNAAKAIMTTDLQPKMASTQFNLFKRTISIGGISKGSGMIHPNMATMLGFVVTDIAIRPIALKTALTEAVNKTFNRITVDGDTSTNDCVLVMANGLAGNKELTASSAGYPAFVEALTEVCKSLALQIVQDGEGATKLATIRVSGGKSEKAAHQVANAIAKSPLVKTALFGEDPNWGRILAAAGYSGAPFDPDEIEISLNGAPLFRNGAPVKTTSQAQLAKKMKSKEILIEFNMARGSHTVDVYTCDFSYDYVRINAEYTT, from the coding sequence ATGAAATTGATCAAAGGGAAGTTGCCTTCTGTTCCCGGCTTCAAGACCGCTGGCATCGCTTGCGGCATCAAAGCCAATAAAAATCTCGATCTCGCGTTGATCGTGTCCGACGTTCCCGCATCAGGCGCGGGCGTGTTCACCACCAACCGCGTCGCCGCGCCCTGCGTCACCCATTGTCAACGCGCGCTGGCCCGACGCCGACCCTTTCGCGCCATCGTCGTCAACAGCGGCAACGCCAACGCCTGCACCGGCGATCAGGGCGCCAAAGACTGCCGCGCCATGGCGAGGGCCGTCGCCAGCGAACTGAACATTTCTCCCAAAGAAACGCTGGTGGCCTCCACCGGCATCATCGGCGTTCCGCTCCCCGTTGAAAAAATCGAACAGGGCGCGCCGCAGTTGAAAAACGCGCTCTCGGAAAAGGGATGGAAGAACGCCGCCAAAGCCATCATGACGACCGACCTGCAACCGAAAATGGCTTCCACTCAATTCAATCTGTTCAAGCGAACGATCTCTATCGGCGGCATTTCCAAAGGCTCCGGCATGATCCATCCGAACATGGCCACCATGCTCGGCTTCGTCGTGACCGACATCGCCATTCGCCCCATCGCGCTGAAGACCGCGCTGACCGAAGCGGTGAACAAAACATTCAACCGCATCACCGTCGACGGCGACACCAGCACCAACGACTGCGTTCTCGTCATGGCCAACGGGCTGGCGGGCAATAAAGAACTGACCGCTTCTTCAGCGGGCTACCCGGCCTTTGTCGAAGCCCTCACGGAAGTGTGCAAAAGCCTCGCCCTGCAGATCGTGCAGGACGGCGAAGGCGCGACCAAACTGGCGACCATCCGCGTCTCCGGCGGCAAGTCGGAAAAGGCCGCGCACCAGGTCGCCAACGCCATCGCCAAATCGCCGCTGGTCAAAACCGCGCTGTTTGGAGAAGACCCCAACTGGGGCCGAATACTGGCCGCCGCAGGTTATTCCGGCGCGCCCTTCGACCCGGACGAAATCGAAATATCGCTGAACGGCGCCCCGCTCTTTCGCAACGGCGCCCCGGTGAAAACAACGTCGCAAGCCCAGCTCGCCAAGAAAATGAAATCGAAAGAAATCCTCATCGAATTCAACATGGCCCGCGGATCGCATACGGTGGACGTCTACACCTGCGATTTTTCCTACGACTACGTCCGCATCAACGCCGAATACACCACCTGA
- the rfaE1 gene encoding D-glycero-beta-D-manno-heptose-7-phosphate kinase — MKSKFKQFFENGTSPKVLVIGDLILDEYIWGAINRISPEAPVPVLETRAENMSLGGAANVANNLVALGCDVTLIGAIGHDEKGDRLLQAIQDRGINTDGIFRFVHRPTTSKIRIIAHNQQILRVDKEDNRPITEETENKILKFIQTAIPNVDGIICSDYRKGILTEKVLRALIHRAQQSKKQVIVDPKSADFSLYKGATVLTPNLKEVEQATPIKINNQLDLDRAAEYLMGLTKSEALLITRGKDGMTLYKNKEKPLQIATKAREVADVTGAGDTVVSVFGMMAFAGFEFSESAWLSNMAAGAVVEKVGTAVVTLDEIRAFIQEEMLRTSHTTLNLEELQKIVSLGKSAGKTIVFTNGCFDLIHGGHIELLQRSKALGDILIIGLNSDSSIRALKGEGRPIKNQAERADILSAIKYVDFITIFDESTPENLIRMIRPDVLVKGDDYKISEVVGREIVEGYGARVELIPIVKGHSTTNSIEKILQNHREN; from the coding sequence ATGAAAAGTAAATTCAAACAATTTTTTGAAAATGGAACCTCGCCCAAAGTTCTGGTGATCGGGGATCTGATTCTGGATGAATACATCTGGGGCGCCATCAACCGCATCTCCCCGGAGGCTCCGGTTCCGGTTCTGGAAACCCGGGCGGAAAACATGTCGCTTGGCGGCGCTGCAAACGTCGCGAACAACCTGGTCGCGCTGGGTTGCGACGTGACGCTCATCGGCGCCATCGGGCATGATGAAAAAGGCGACCGCTTACTGCAGGCGATTCAAGATCGCGGCATCAACACCGACGGGATTTTCCGCTTTGTGCATCGCCCCACCACTTCCAAGATTCGCATCATCGCGCACAATCAGCAAATTTTGCGCGTCGACAAGGAAGACAACCGCCCGATCACCGAAGAGACGGAAAACAAAATCCTGAAATTCATTCAAACCGCCATCCCCAACGTGGACGGCATCATCTGCTCGGATTATCGCAAAGGCATTCTGACGGAAAAAGTGTTGCGCGCGCTCATTCATCGCGCCCAGCAAAGCAAAAAACAGGTGATCGTCGACCCGAAAAGCGCGGACTTTTCACTTTACAAAGGCGCCACCGTACTGACTCCAAACCTCAAGGAAGTGGAGCAGGCCACGCCGATCAAGATCAACAATCAACTCGATCTGGATCGCGCCGCAGAATACCTGATGGGCTTGACCAAATCGGAAGCCCTGCTGATCACGCGCGGTAAAGACGGCATGACGCTTTACAAAAACAAGGAAAAACCCCTGCAAATTGCAACCAAGGCGCGGGAAGTCGCGGATGTGACCGGCGCCGGGGACACTGTCGTCAGCGTGTTTGGAATGATGGCCTTCGCCGGATTTGAATTTTCAGAGTCGGCCTGGTTGTCCAACATGGCCGCAGGCGCCGTGGTCGAAAAGGTTGGCACCGCCGTGGTCACGCTCGACGAAATCAGAGCCTTCATTCAGGAAGAAATGTTACGCACCTCGCACACGACGCTGAATCTTGAAGAGTTGCAGAAAATCGTCAGCCTGGGCAAAAGCGCCGGCAAGACCATCGTCTTCACCAACGGTTGCTTCGACCTCATCCACGGCGGACACATTGAACTTCTGCAACGCTCCAAGGCGCTTGGAGATATTTTGATCATCGGCCTGAACAGCGACTCGTCGATCCGCGCCTTGAAGGGCGAGGGTCGACCGATCAAGAATCAGGCGGAACGCGCCGATATTTTATCCGCGATCAAGTACGTGGATTTCATCACCATCTTCGACGAAAGCACGCCGGAAAATCTGATTCGAATGATACGCCCCGACGTGTTGGTGAAAGGCGATGATTATAAAATCAGCGAAGTCGTCGGCCGGGAAATCGTGGAAGGTTATGGCGCTCGGGTCGAATTGATTCCGATCGTCAAAGGCCATTCGACGACCAATTCCATCGAAAAAATCCTGCAGAACCACCGCGAAAACTAA
- a CDS encoding DUF898 domain-containing protein — MSYQITLNAWSGGNKTVALGAIEKVFRLSRAQSDSVFEQLLDGRPWRFTYPIPDQQADQALSYLEGLGFKIDLEPMLPESLSVAPPEREEASVFHSEPEVEEIPALRESAPARQSDLPEGIAFTGTGGGLFSLFLRNFVFGILTLGIYQFWGKTQVRRYLWDHLSFRQDALRYHGTGGELLRGALIYFSPLLLLIAVASFSDVLWGLEEELYLFLNNLISFLVLLAIPAFMVGARKYRLSRTSWRGIRFSFQGTRGQGVELYFKGYFLSVITLGFYWPYFVNRRENFWRSNSSFGDQTFAYDGVGKELTKAYLINGLLILPTLGFSMFWLNARLSRYFWERTSFGQASFSYAVTGKDLMILNLGNALLLIFSLGLAFPWVTARKMKFMADRLQVHGAGDLDHVVQRMTETGALGDAAVDAMDVSMDIG; from the coding sequence ATGAGCTATCAAATCACTCTCAATGCCTGGTCGGGCGGGAACAAAACGGTCGCTCTGGGCGCTATTGAGAAGGTCTTTCGTCTCAGCCGAGCGCAGAGCGATTCCGTTTTTGAACAACTCCTGGATGGCCGGCCCTGGCGTTTCACCTACCCGATCCCGGATCAGCAGGCCGATCAGGCTTTGAGCTATCTGGAGGGTTTGGGATTCAAAATTGATCTCGAACCGATGCTTCCCGAATCTCTTTCGGTCGCTCCTCCTGAGCGCGAAGAAGCAAGCGTTTTTCATAGCGAACCTGAAGTCGAAGAAATTCCAGCGCTTCGCGAGTCGGCTCCTGCAAGGCAGTCAGACTTACCAGAGGGCATCGCCTTTACGGGAACCGGCGGCGGGCTGTTTTCCCTGTTCCTGCGGAATTTTGTTTTTGGTATTTTGACGCTGGGAATCTACCAGTTCTGGGGCAAAACCCAGGTGCGCCGCTATCTCTGGGATCATTTATCGTTTCGGCAGGATGCCTTGCGTTATCACGGAACGGGCGGAGAACTCCTGCGCGGCGCCTTGATTTATTTTTCCCCCTTGCTTCTGCTGATTGCGGTTGCATCTTTCAGCGATGTGCTATGGGGACTGGAGGAAGAGCTGTATCTCTTCCTCAACAACCTGATTTCTTTTTTAGTTCTGTTAGCCATTCCGGCGTTCATGGTGGGGGCCCGAAAATACCGCTTGTCGCGCACATCGTGGCGGGGCATTCGCTTTTCTTTTCAGGGAACCCGAGGCCAGGGGGTTGAACTTTATTTTAAAGGCTATTTTTTGAGCGTGATCACGCTGGGATTTTACTGGCCCTATTTTGTCAATCGTCGAGAAAATTTCTGGCGTTCCAATAGCTCCTTTGGCGATCAAACTTTCGCCTACGATGGAGTGGGAAAGGAATTGACCAAGGCTTATTTGATCAATGGACTTTTGATCCTGCCCACCCTGGGTTTCAGCATGTTCTGGCTCAACGCCCGACTCAGCCGTTATTTCTGGGAGCGCACGAGTTTTGGTCAGGCTTCATTTTCCTATGCGGTGACCGGCAAGGACTTGATGATTCTGAACCTTGGCAATGCTCTCTTATTGATTTTCTCTCTGGGCCTTGCCTTTCCATGGGTGACGGCGAGAAAAATGAAGTTCATGGCCGATCGGCTTCAAGTTCACGGCGCAGGCGATCTGGATCATGTGGTGCAACGCATGACAGAGACCGGCGCTTTGGGAGACGCGGCGGTGGATGCGATGGACGTCTCGATGGACATCGGTTGA
- a CDS encoding formylglycine-generating enzyme family protein: MRWIFIILFLALLAPVGAMGQGAPDMALVKGAELTINKSGTRVTRKVAPFFIDRYEVTQEDYEAQVGRNPAFFKGPRRPVEKVTWAEARDYCRALGKVLPTEWQWELAARAGSQTLFFWGDDWDGRYAWGKENADKKTHPVASARPNALGLYDMLGNVGEWMADDHELAGKVIRGGSWRNGPRGLETAHRIMEAPRRKFHYVGFRCAKPATQAEPARN; this comes from the coding sequence ATGCGGTGGATTTTCATAATTTTATTTCTGGCGTTGCTGGCGCCTGTCGGCGCGATGGGACAGGGCGCACCGGATATGGCGTTGGTTAAAGGGGCTGAGCTGACGATCAACAAAAGCGGAACGCGGGTGACGCGCAAGGTCGCGCCGTTTTTCATCGACCGTTATGAAGTGACGCAGGAGGATTACGAGGCGCAGGTCGGACGCAACCCGGCGTTCTTCAAGGGGCCGCGACGCCCGGTCGAGAAAGTGACCTGGGCGGAGGCGCGGGATTATTGCCGCGCATTGGGTAAAGTATTGCCGACGGAATGGCAATGGGAACTGGCGGCGCGGGCGGGATCGCAAACTCTTTTTTTCTGGGGCGATGATTGGGACGGGCGCTATGCCTGGGGCAAGGAGAATGCGGACAAGAAGACGCATCCGGTCGCTTCGGCGCGTCCCAACGCTTTGGGTTTATACGATATGCTGGGCAACGTCGGCGAGTGGATGGCGGACGATCATGAACTGGCGGGCAAGGTGATTCGCGGCGGATCCTGGCGCAACGGGCCGCGCGGCTTGGAGACGGCGCATCGGATCATGGAGGCGCCGCGCAGGAAATTTCATTACGTCGGTTTTCGTTGCGCGAAACCAGCGACGCAAGCGGAGCCTGCGCGAAATTGA
- a CDS encoding JAB domain-containing protein, whose amino-acid sequence MDKDTSIKHWPEDERPRERLIKYGGSVLSDAQLIGIIIGSGDPQTKKSAVDLGRDLLAKFGDFYSLDRASISELCAIKGIGDAKAAQIKAALEIGKRMAAQRCGVKIKLGCAEDFVHQYAPFMRNLKKEIVKVVLLDSKLQVIRDLNVSEGSLNASIVHPREVMISAIKESASSLVLLHNHPSGDPSPSQHDLEITHRLQKSGEIIGIKLLDHIIIGGADYYSFAEQGLL is encoded by the coding sequence ATGGATAAAGACACTTCGATCAAACACTGGCCCGAAGACGAACGCCCCAGAGAGCGGCTCATCAAATACGGCGGCTCCGTTCTTTCCGACGCGCAACTCATCGGCATCATCATCGGCTCCGGCGACCCGCAGACAAAGAAAAGCGCCGTCGACCTGGGTCGCGACCTGCTCGCAAAATTCGGAGACTTTTACAGCCTGGATCGCGCTTCCATTTCCGAACTGTGCGCCATCAAGGGCATTGGCGACGCCAAGGCCGCGCAGATCAAGGCGGCTCTGGAAATTGGCAAGCGCATGGCCGCGCAACGGTGCGGCGTAAAAATCAAACTGGGTTGCGCTGAAGATTTCGTCCATCAATACGCGCCTTTCATGCGCAACCTGAAAAAGGAGATCGTGAAAGTCGTCCTGCTCGATTCCAAATTGCAGGTGATACGCGACCTCAATGTTTCCGAAGGCAGTCTCAACGCCAGCATCGTGCACCCACGCGAAGTCATGATCAGCGCGATCAAGGAATCCGCCTCGTCGCTGGTGCTTCTGCACAACCACCCCAGCGGAGATCCGAGCCCCAGCCAGCACGACCTGGAGATCACGCACCGATTGCAAAAATCCGGAGAAATCATTGGCATTAAACTGCTCGACCATATTATAATTGGCGGAGCAGACTACTACAGTTTTGCCGAGCAGGGACTTCTTTAA